The sequence TGAGCCGCGTGCGGCCGACGCGCGCGGCGATCGCCACGAGCACCGGGCCCTCCCGCACGACGACGGGCTCGAACGACACCGGGTCGACCAGCGCCACGTACTCGGGCTCGACGCCTGCGCCGGCAAGCACGGCCCGCGCCTCGGCACGCAGCGCCGCGGTATCGGTGACACCGGCGGCCGCGGCATCCGTCACCGCCGACAGCGCCCGCGGAATCGCGATCGCCCGGGCACGCTCGTCGGGTGCAAGACGCGCGTTGCGGCTCGAACGCGCGAGGCCGTCATCATCGCGAGACGTCGGGCACACGACCACGCGCACCGGGATCGAGAGGTCCGCCACGAGGCGGCGGACCACCGCGACCTGCTGGGCGTCCTTCGCGCCGAAGTACGCCGAATCGGGCAGCACCGACAGCAGCAGCTTGCACACCACCGTGGCGACGCCGTCGAAGTGCGCCCTGCCGCGCTGCGCGCCCTCGAGCGTCTCGGCGACCGGGCCGCTGACGCTCACCACGGTCGAGAACCCGCGCGGGTACATCTCGGCGGCGTCGGGCGCGAAGACGACGTCGACGCCGGCGCCCTCGGCGACGGCCAGATCGGCCGCCTCGGTGCGCGGGTAGGCGGCGAGGTCGGACTGCTCGTCGAACTGTGTCGGGTTCACGAAGATCGAGAGCACGAGGGTGTCGTTGCCGCCACGGGCGGCACGCAGCAGCGACACGTGCCCCTCGTGCAGCGCGCCCATGGTCGGGACGAAGCCGATCGTGCCGGTGCGGCGGTCGCGCAGCGCGGCACGCAGGTCGGCGACCGTGCGGACGACGATCATGACGGCACCTCCGACCGAGTCTCGTCCGCGCCCGCGCGCGACGCCGGACGCGCGGCCAGCTCTCGCGTCGCTGCGGCGAGCGCGTCGAACAGTCCCAGCCGGTCGGGCGTGCGTTCGGCCACGGCTGCGCGCTGGCGCGCGACCGTGGCCTCGTCGCCGCGCGCGATCGGACCCGTCAGCGAGGCCGCGGCGCCGTCGCGCTGCCAGTTGTCGACCGTCGCCCGGACCAGCGTCGCGAAGGCATCGCGCCTCACGCCCGCCGAGGCCGCGAGGTCCTCGGCGAACGACTCGAGCGTCAGCAGGAAGTTCGACGCGATCGACGCGGCCGCGTGATAGGCAGCGCGGTCGTCGTCTGCGACCTCGAAGGGCCGCATCCCCACTGCGCGGGCGAGTGCGGTCGCGGCGGCAAGGGCGCGGTCGCTCGACCCCGCCACCGCCGCCGGCAGGCCGTCGAACGCGGCGCCGGCCCCGGTGATGGTCGTGAGGGGATGGATGCTGAACCCGTCGTGCTCCGCGAGCGGCTCGAGTGTCGTGGCGCCCGAGAAATGGCCGACGAGGGTCGCCGGAGCGACGAGCGCGGCGGCCGCCGCGATCTCGGCATCCGGGACCGCCAGCAGGACGACGGCCTCGCCGTGGGTGCTCGCGTCACGCCTGAGGGGTCCGCACACCTCGATGCCGGCATCCGTCAGCGCGGCGGCGACGGCCCGGCCGACGCGGCCGTCCCCGACGATCGCGACGCGCTCGATCGTCGCCTCTCGCCCCTCGGCGCGCGCCGAGTGAGGATCGCGATCCGGCATCGTCGTCGTCTCCTGTCGTGCGCGGCTATGACGGCCCCGTACGAAACTACCCTGTGCACGCGGCACGGCCCCCACGGGAGGATCCCGTGGGGGCCGTGCACCGCGGCAGGCTAGGCGTGCTGCGGCAGCTTGTACGCGATGTTCACGCGCTCGATCGTGCCGTCGAACGCGAACGGCATCTTGTCGACATAGGCGCGAGAGACGGCGCCGCCGTACGCGCGGCCGATGTCGAGGCAGTCGTTCGCCGAGAACAGCAGCGGGGCGCTGACCGGGACGACACCCGAGGCCACCTCGTCGCCGTTCACGCGCAGCGTCACGTTCAGCGGACCGCCCGGCTTCGGCTCGACGTACGTCGTCTCGATCTCGATCTGCACGTCGCCCGCCGGGAGCGGGGCGGATGCCTCGATCTTGGTCCGCTGCACGAGGAACAGGTTGTACTCGTACTTGAGGACGCCGTCCTCAACGAAAGCCGTGAGACCACCGCCGGCGCCGCCGAGCTTGTAGAGCACGCCGTTCGCGCTCTCGCCCACGTTCGCCTGGATCGTCACGACGTTCGGCTTGTTTCCGAGCGCCGGCGCACAGAACTCGGGCACCCGCACCGTGTCGCCGCCCATCTCCCACTGGGTGTACGGCACCGAGATGCGGTACTCGGGGTGGTAGACGGGCACCCACAGGCCGGCGCCGACCGGGAGCACCTCGTTCTTCGCGGCCTCCATCGCGAAGAGCTCCTTCATCTCGGCGAGCTTCTCGGGGTTCTCCGCGGCGAGGTCGTGCGCCTGGCTCCAGTCCTCGTCGAGGTTGTAGAGCTCCCACTTGTCGGCGTCGGGCGTCCACGTCGCGATCCCGGGGGGCACCCCGGGCACCCACGGCAGTCGCGGACCGGTCGTCGACGCCATCCACCCGTCGGCGTAGATGGAGCGGCTCGCCATGATCTCGAAGTACTGCGTGCGGTGACGGCCCTCGGCCGTGGCATCCTCGACGGCGTAGGCGAAGCTCGTCCCGTCGATCGGATCCTGGTGGATGCCGTTGACCTCTTCGGGGTGCGAGATGCCGAGGACCTCGTAGATCGTCGGCGCCAGATCGATCACGTGGTGGAACTGCGTGCGAGGCTCCGGGTCGTGCTCGATGTGCCCCGGCCAGCGCAGGAACATCGGGTTGCGCGTGCCGCCCAGGTGCGAGGCCATGAGCTTCATGCCCTGGTACGGCGACGAACCGGCCCAGGCCCACGCGGCGTGGTACTGGTTGTCGGTCGCGGGAGTGCCGAGCGCGTCCAGACCGCCGAGCTCCTCGAGCGCAGCGATGTGCTGGTCGATCGTGGTCGGGATCATGTTCTGCGCGAGCAGCTCGCTGATGGTGCCGTTCTGTCCCTCACCCGACGAGCCGTTGTCGCCCCAGATGTAGACGACGAGCGTGTTGTCGGCGTAGCCGAGCTCGTCGAGCGTGTCGACCAGGCGGCCCGCCTGCACGTCGGCGTGCTCGCCGAAGCCCGCGCACACCTCCATGAGACGCGCCTGGAACGGCTTCTGGTGGTCGGGGATGTCGTCCCAGCCCTGCAGGCTCTCGGGACGCGGCGTCAGCACGGCGTCCTGCGGCACCCATCCGGCGGCCTTGGCGCCCTCGAGCGCCCGCTCGCGGTAGACGTCCCAGCCGTCGTCGAAGGTGCCCTTGTACTTGTCGGACCACTCCTTCATGATGTGGTGCGGCCCGTGGATGGCGCCGGTGGCCCAGTACATGAAGAACGGCTTGTCAGGCGTGAGCGCCTTGTGGTTGCGCAGCCACCCGATCGCGTCGTCGGCGATGTCCTCGCTCAGGTGGTAGCCCTCTTCGGGCGACTTGGGCGGCAGCACCGACGTCGTGTTGCGCACCAGGTTGGGCTCGTACTGCGAGGCCTCGCCGGCGAGGAAGCCGTAGAAGTACTCGAAGCCGTACCCGGTGGGCCAGCGGTCGAAGGGGCCGGCCTTCGTCGTCTCCTCGGCGGGGGTGTTGTGCCACTTGCCCCACGCGCCGGTCGAGTAGCCGTAGTTGCGCAGCACCTCGGCGATCGTGGCGCTCGTCTTGGGGATGTGGCCCGAGTAGCCGTCCCAGTCGTTCGCCAGCTCGGCGATCTGCCCCTGGCCGATGCGGTGGTGATTGCGCCCGGTGAGCAGCGACCCGCGGGTCGGCGAGCACATCGCGGTCGTGTGGAACCGGTTGAAGCCGATGCCTTCGCCGCGGAGGCGCTCGAGGGTGGGCGTCGCGACCGCTCCGCCGAGCGGCGCCGGCAGCGCGGGGCCGGCGTCGTCGATGAGGATGACGAGGATGTTGGGCGCGCCTTCGTTCAGATGACTCTCCGGCGGCAGCGGCGAGTACGTGGACTCGCCGAGGGTGCGCCCGGCGAAGCTCCCCGAGGGCTTCGGCGGGAACGGGAGCGTCCGCGCCGGCGGCAGCGGCGCTCCCACGATCGAATTCGAAGTTCCGTCCGGCATGCGCGTCTCCTGTCGTCCTCTGCTCCGGGTCCCCCGAGCAGGCCGCCACACGGCCTGGATTCGCCCTCGACGAGAACGTCGAGGTCCCGACCGCGCTGCGGCCACGATATCGCCGCGCGCGAAACAGCGGCATCGTGCGAATCGCGTGAAGCGCTCCACGCCTCCGGCGACGGGCCGCCACGGGCCCTGCGACGCGTCGATACCATCACGTATCACGCGATCTGCATGGTGCGCGGACACCGCTCGAAGTGGTCTGCTCGGTGCATGACGGCGCGATCCGACCGCAACGGCGGCGAGGTCGACGCGATGGAACTCCTTCGGCGCTTCTGCATCGACGATCCACGCGTCGAAGGCACATCGGGAGGGGCATGGGCGCAGGCCCTCGATTCGCGCACGGCTGCCCTGGTGCGGCTCGGCGCGCTCATCACGGCATCCGCTCCCACGGCATCGATGCGGTCCGCCGTCGACGACGCGATCACGGCAGGTGTCTCGGTCGGCGAGATCATCGGAGTGCTCGACGGAATGGTCGCGATCGCAGGGCTGCCGCGCGTCGTCGCGGCCGCGCCGCGCATCGCCGCGGCCCTGGGCTACGACGAGGAGCTCAGCCCGGACGACCTGTGACCGGGCGCCAGCTCAGCCGCCGAGGAGCCCGAGCGAGATCGACCGCTCGACGGCGGCGCCACGCGTGGTGACGCCCAGCTTGCGGTAGATCGAGCCGACCTCCGAGCTCACCGTGTTGCGCGAGATGAACAGCCGCTGGCCGATCTCGGCGATGGTCAGATGCGTCTGCAGGTACGGCAGCAGCCGCAGCTCGGCGGGAGTGAGCGGCACCGAACCGCCGGCCGAGGGCTGCCCCTGCATCGACGTCCGGAACTCCTCGACCTGCGTCGACAACGCACCGACGTCCGGGCGCTTGTGCAGCAGATCGTCGATCTCGCGCAGCAGATGCCACGCCGCCGAGCGATCGCCGGATGCGACGTGCGCCTTGGCGAGCTGGAGGCGCACGCTCACCGAGAGGTACGGCAGCAGGTGGGTGCACCCGACGCGCGCACGCATGCCCCGCGCGAGCAGTCGCTCCCCGGTCTCGCGATCGCCCTCGCGGATCGCGACGCGCGCCGCGACGGCGAGCGCCAGGGCCGTCGTCGCGTAGCCGTCCATGTGGCTCGCGTCGATCATGGCGACTCCCCGCCGGGCGTGCGTACCGGCGAGAGACCAGTCGCCGCGGTCGATGGCGAGGAGGGCGAGCTCGGGTTCGCTGAGGATGACCGTGTCGGGATTGCCCATCACGGTCGCCACCTCCACGGCCTCCTCGAACGCGGCGCGGGCTCCGGCGGCGTCGTCCGCGAGGAGACGCACGGACCCCCACAGATGCAGGGCCTGGTCGCGCCACGGGCTCGAGGCGGGCTCGTGCTCGATCGCGTACGAGGCATCCTCCGCCGCGCTCTCGTACCCGTCGACGCACATCGCGGCGCGCACCATCGCGCGAGCCGACTCGAACAGCACGCGGTCCGCGTCGGGGAAGCCGCTCGCGTCGATGTCGTCGAGCGCGCGCGCCCAGCGTTCGCCCGCCGCCACGTCGCCGAGCAGCACGGCCGTCCACGTGATCGACACCACCAGGGCGGGACTGGCGCGCACGACGTCCTCACCGAGCACCGTGAACCACCGGCGCACCGTGGAGACCTGGCCCTGCCCGTAGAGGGAGAGCGCGAGATCGGCGATGCGCTCGGCTGCGGCCTCGGTCTCGCCCGCCTGCAGCAGGTGCTCCACCGCCACGGCCGGCGCGCCGTGCTCCTCGTGCCACGCCGCCGCCTGCCGGTGCAGCGCCGCCACCGCGCCGGCCCCCTCGGCCCGTTCCAGGTCGGTCTGCAGGAACTCGCGGAAGAGCGCGTGGTAGCGGAACAGCCCGCGGTTGCGGTCCATCGGGATGAGGAAGAGGTTCGCGATCTCGACCTCGTGCAGACGCGCTCGCGAGTCCTCGATGCCGAGCACGGCATTGCACGCCGACGGCGACATCGCGTCCAGCACCGAGGTCCGTCGCAGGAAGTCCTGCATGTCGGCGGGAAGCCGTTCCAGGCACTCGCGGTACAGATAGTCCGCGAGATAGCGATCGTCGCCGGTGACGGATGCCGCGTCCCCGCCGCTGCGGGCGACCAGCGCGCAGAGGTACAGGCCGGTGGGCCAGCCCTCGCACTTCTCGAGGATGCTCTCGAGCTCGGCATCATCGACGCGTTCGACACCGGCCCGGTCGAAGATCGCCCGCGCTCCGGCGTGATCGAGCGACAGGTCGGCCACGCCCACCTCCCAGACCTCGCCCGCCGCGCGCAGGCGGGCGAGCAGGGGCGCTTCGCTGCGGCTCGCCACCACGATCTGAGAGCCGCGCGGCACGCGCGCGAGCAGCACCTCGAGCACGTCCTGGCAGTCCGCCGAGGACGCGCGGTGCAGGTCGTCGATGAACAGCACGAAGTCCGAGGGAGCGGCGGCCAGCGCCGCCGCGAGGAGGGGCGCCGCGCGGCCCAGCGCCGAGGCTCCGATGCCCCGCATGTCGGCGACGACGGATGCCGCGGCCGGCGACAGCGGCGAGCTCGCGGCGGCGATCGCCGACAGCAGCGAGGCCGGGTCGTCGTCGGTCCGGTCCAGCGAGACCCAGGCGACGTTCCGGGACTCTCGGGCTGCCCATTCGGCGAGCATCGTCGACTTGCCGTAGCCGGCGGGAGCGGTGACCGCCACGATCCGCGCCCCGCTCGCGCGGGCACCCTCGATCAGCCGGTGCCTGCTGACAGCACCATCCTGTACGGGTGGGATGTGGGTCTTGCTGCCGAGAAGCACCGCTTGGAGGTCCGGTCCCCCCAGGACCGTTTCGCGGGGCACGTGGGCATCCTAGCGCTGGATGGTGTCGCTCGGGCGCACCCCCGAACCTCCTGCGTTCCCCTGCCACTTCCAGGATAACGGGGGCAGGGGGCCTTGCGGCAAGGCCCCCTCGACGGCGCATACTTGTCGGTCGCGACGCGCCGCACGTCGCGATGATGTCAGGAGCCGATGCCGTGAATCCCGTCGAGACCAGCCCTTTCCATCTGCCCGAACGCCTCGCTGAGAAGGCCGACCCCGCTCTCATCAGCGATGACGAGCGCCACTTCACCGCCGTCGCCGAGGCACTCGACCGCTCCATCGCGGCGCTCACCGCGCGTCTCGACGACGTCCGGCGCCAGGCCGGCGGCCGCGGTCAAGCAGCCCTCGACCGCGATCTCGAGGTGCACCGGCTGTCGGCGCGGCTGCGCGCGCTGCGCCGCTTCTCGCTCGATGCGTGTCTGGGGCGCATGGTGCCTGCCGACGGCTCCGCGCCGATCTACATCGGACGCTTCGGCCTCAGCGCCGATCCGGGCGACGGGCTCGACGCCGAGGCAGCACACCGGCGACTCCTCGTGGACTGGCGCACACCGGCTGCCGAGCCGTTCTTCGCCGCGACCCACGCGAACCCGATGGGGCTCGCGAGCCGGCGACGGTATCGCTGGACCGGCGGTCGGGTGACCGACTACTGGGACGAGGCTTTCACCCTCGAAGGGCTCGAGCGCGGCGCCGCGCTCGACGATCAGTCCGCGTTCATCGCGAGCCTCGGCGCGAGCCGATCCCCGCGCATGCGTGACGTGCTGGGGACGATCCAGGCCGATCAGGACGCCATCATCCGGGCGGACTCGCGCGGTGCCCTCGTCGTCGACGGCGGGCCCGGCACCGGCAAGACGGTGGTCGCGCTGCATCGCGCGGCGTACCTCGTGTACTCCGACCCGCGACTGGGCACCGGTCGCGGCGGCGTCCTGTTCGTCGGGCCGAGTCCTGCGTACCTGTCCTACGTCGAGGACGTCCTGCCGAGCCTCGGCGAGGAGTCGGTGCAGACGTGCACGCTGCGCGATCTCGTGGCCGAGGGGGCGCAAGCGCTCCCCGAGCCCGATCCGGCGGTCGCGCGGCTCAAGTCCGATACGCGACTGGTCGAGGCGATCGAGCCGGCCGTCGCCCTCTACGAGGAGCCGCCCGCACAGGCGCTGCTCGTCGAGACGCCGTGGGCCGACCTGTGGCTGAGCCCCGACGACTGGGCCGAGGCGTTCGCCTCGGCCGAGCCGGGAACCCCGCACAACGAGGCGCGCGACCAGATCTGGGAGACCGTGCTCGACATCCTCGTCGACCAGGTCGACCCCGACGAGGTGCCGCCGCACCAGCTGCGCCGGGCGCTCGCAGGCCACGACGAGCTGACGCGCGCTTTCGCGAAGGCATGGCCGCTGGTCGAGGCATCCGTCGTCGTCGCCGACCTCTGGTCGCTGCCGGCGTATCTGCGGCGCTGCGCGCCGTGGCTCACCGCCGGCGAGGTGGCGGCGCTGCAGCGGGCCGTCCCCGACGCGTGGACCGTGTCGGACCTGCCGCTGCTCGACGCCGCGCGCACCCGCCTCGGCGACCCCGAGGCGTCGCGACGGAGGAGGCGACGCGAGGCGACGCTCGCCGCGGAGCGCGCCTACATGGCGCAGGTGGTGGACCGGCTCAAAGAGGCGGGCGACGAGATGATGCAGTGGCTCGACGGAGAGGATCTGCGCAACAGCCTCGTCGACGAGGCGGTGGTCGCGACGCTCGACCCCGACCTGCTCGCCGGCCCGTTCGCCCACATCATCGTCGACGAGGCGCAGGAGCTCACCGACGCCGACTGGCGGATGCTGCTGTCGCGGTGCCCGTCGCGCAGCTTCACGATCGTCGGCGACCGCGCCCAGGCACGGCACGGATTCGGCGAGTCGTGGCAGGAACGGCTCGAGCGCGCCGGCCTCGCGGACGTCTCGATCGCGTCGCTGAGCGTCAACTACCGGACGCCCAGCGAGGTGATGACCGAGGCGGAGCCGGTGATCCGTGCCGCGATCCCCGACGCGAACGTGCCCCTCTCGATCCGGTCGAGCGGCGTACCGGTGCGGCACGCCCTCGTCTCCGAGCGCGACAGCGTCGTCGACGAGTGGCTCGCCGCTCACCCCGACGGCACGGCGGTCGTGATCGGCGACCCCTCGTTCGAGCCGCGCGACCGCGTGCGCTCGCTCACCCCGGAACTGGCGAAGGGACTCGAGTTCGACCTCGTCGTGCTCGTGGAGCCCGAGCGCTTCGGCGACGGCATCGAAGGGGCCGTCGACCGGTACGTCGCGATGACCCGGGCGACCGAGCGCCTCGTCGTCCTGCACTCCGGGGCACCGGCGCAGGGCGCCGCTGCGTAGCCCTTTCGCGGACGCGCTGCAACCCCGTGTGCCACTGGGAGGGCGAGGGGTAGGACTGGACGTGTGAAGAGGATCATCTACGCGGGCAGCGAGTTTCTGACGGGGGACGAGATCGCCATCGCGCTGTTGCGATACAGCGCGGCATTGGCGGAAGTCGGGGAAGCCGAGACCGTGACGATTCCCGCTCTCGACGAGGACGGCGCGATCGGCTCCGTCGACATGCTGGTCGGACCGGCCAGTCAGATCGTGGCGGTTCCGGCCGCGCGAGGCGTGACGGAGCTGGTCGATCCCGGCGTGCTGGCGGAACTGGATGCGCGCACGCGGCGCCTGCACCCGGTGGCCGTGGTCGATCCGGCGCCCCCGGTGGACCTGGACTTCGATCGGGGCCCCTGACCGGAGTGACCAGAGGCAGCGGAGCGGACGGACGCTGGACGCTTCAGCGTGCGACGCGGCACACGCGCGCGTGTCAGCCGGCCTCGACCTCGGTCGGCGCCGCGGCGGCGTCCGAGGCCGTCGAGTGAAGGTGCATGAGCGTGACGGCATCGCGGAGCGCGCCCGTGGGCGTCTCGACCGGCGCGTAGTGGTGCGTGAACCCGTGCTCGTCGACGACGGTGATCGTGACCATCGCGAAGCCGCGCCGGGGCAGCTTGGAGTCGATGCGAGCGAGGCGAGCAGACTTCATGCTTCACAGGCTATGGGCACGCACCGACATTCGATCTGAGGCGAGGTCCTGTGTCGACGAGCCGGCTTGCGAGGTGTTGCCCCGAGACGCACCCGCTGCGGCGTTGCGCTCTCGGCGCGGGCGCCGCGGCCGCGAAGATGCTCGAATGAGCGACGGCGCATCGCACGTGACACGCGCGGCATACGACGAGGTGGTGTCCTCGCCGCGCGTGGCTGAGGGGCGGGCATCGCGTCGGGCGGTTGCGACTCCCCTGCGGCCGCGCGGCACGCACGGAAGCCCCACGTTCTCTGGCGGCTGCCAGGGAACGCGGGGCTTTCGTCCGTGTCGTGAAGCGTCACGTCAGCTGATCTTCTTCCGGTAGATCGACATCGCGATGAAGTACGCGACGACGAGGATGCCGACGCACCAGGCGAGCGCCACCCACAGGTCGGAGCCCACCGGCTGCCCGCTGAAGATGGCTCGCAGCGAGTTGACGATCGAGGTGACCGGCTGGTTGTCGGCGAACCACTGCACGGGCGCCGGCATCGAGTTCGTCGGGACGAACGCCGAGCTGATGAACGGCAGGAAGATGAGCGGGTACGAGAACGCGCTCGCACCGTCGACCGTCTTCGCTGCGAGGCCCGCGATCACCGCGACCCACGTCAGCGCCAGCGTGAACAGTGCCAGGATGCCGATCACGGCGAGCCAGTCCAGCACGCTCGCTCCGGTGCGGAACCCCATGAGCAGCGCCACGCCCACGACGATCGCGAGCGACACGAGGTTCGCCACGAGCGAGGTCAGCACGTGCGCCCACAACGAGCTCGAACGGGCGATCGGCATGGACTGGAACCGCTCGAAGATCCCGCCCTGCAGGTCGAGGAACAGCCGGTACGCGGTGTACGCGATGCCCGACGCGATCGTGATGAGCAGGATGCCCGGAAGCATGTAGTCGATGTACGACGTCTTCGAGCCGAGGTCGATGGCGCCGCCGAACACGTACGTGAACAGCAGCATCAGGGCGACCGGGGTGACGGCGGTGGTGATGATGGTGTCGGGGCTGCGCAGGATGTGGCGCAGCGAACGGCCGGTGAGGATGGCGGTGTCGCCGAAGAAATGCGTGGTGGACATCATCGCTCCTTCGTGGTCTGAGCGGGAACGGCGGCCTCATCGGTGGCGCCGTCGTCTCCGGTGATGGCGAGGAAGACCTCCTCGAGGGTGGGCTGCTTCTCGACGTACTCGACCTTCGCGGCCGGCAGCAGCTGCTTCAGCTCCGCGAGGGTGCCGTTGACGATGATGCGGCCCTTGTGCAGGATCGCGATCCGGTCGGCCAGCTGCTCGGCCTCGTCGAGGTACTGCGTGGTCAGCAGCACCGTGGTGCCGTTGTTCGCGAGCTCCTTGACGGTCTGCCACACCTCGATGCGCGCCTGAGGGTCCAGGCCCGTGGTGGGCTCGTCGAGGAAGATCACCGGCGGGTTGCCGATGAGGCTCATCGCGATGTCGAGCCGGCGGCGCATGCCGCCGGAGTACGTCGCGGCCTTGCGGGCGCCGGCCTCGGTCAGCGAGAACCGGGCGAGCAGGTCGTCGGCGATCTTGCCGGGGTTGCGCAGATGGCGCAGCTTCGCCACCAGCACCAGGTTCTCGCGGCCGCTGAGGACCTCGTCGACGGCGGCGAACTGCCCGGTCAGGCTGATCGACTCCCGCACGCTCTGCGACTGCGACGCGACATCGAACCCGTTCACACGGGCGGCGCCCGCGTCGGCCTTCAGCAGCGTCGAGAGGATGCGGACCGCGGTGGTCTTGCCGGCGCCGTTCGAGCCGAGCAGGGCGAAGATGCTGCCCCGCGCGACGTCGAAGTCGACGCCCCGCAGAACCTTCACGTCCTTGTACGCCTTCTCCAGGCCCTTCACCTGGATCGCGGGTGCTGTTGCGGTGGTCATTTCGTCTCCTCACGCTCTGCGGCGTCGATCGCCTTGATGAGGCGCTCGCGCTCCTTGTCGATCCAGTGACGCCCGCTGTACGACTGGGCGAAGGTCTCGGCGAACTCGATGGGGTCGTCGCCGACGATCTCGCGGACGGGAGTGCCGTCGGCGGCCGCGCGGTCCCACAGGTCGGCGAGATCGCCGAACATGGTGACCATCGTGTCGCCGTCGGTGACGCCGCCGTAGTACATGAAGTACCGGTGGAGCGCCTTCGCCGCGGTGCGGTACGGTTCGGGAAGGCCCTCGATGCGGGCCATGGTCTGCTTGTACTGCTTCTTCTGCTCGAGCGACCCGGTGAGGGTCTCGATCCACTTGGCGGCCATCAGTTCTCTCCTTCTTCGGTGCCTGGTGCGGTGTCGGTGTGGAGCTGTTCGATGCGTCCTGCGAGGAAGCTCCATGTCCTCCAGAACTCGGCGAGCTGGTCCTGTCCCTGTGCGTTGAGGGAGTACACCTTTCGCGGTGGACCCTTCTCGGACGGGACCTTCTCCACGTCCACCAGGCCCCTCTGCTCGATCCTGACCAGCAGCGCGTAAACCGTCCCCTCGACGATCTCCGAGAAGCCCAGCTCTCGAAGTCGTGCCGTGATCTCGTATCCGTACGCGGGTCGTGCCGCGAGCGTCGCCAGCACGATGCCTTCGAGCGTGCCCTTGAGCATCTCGGTCAGCTGATTCGCCATCGTGATCACCTCCTCCTAACTACTCGGTGTTGCTGAGTACCACTAAACGGTAACACTAGGTACCGGTACTTGGCAACACTGAATAGTGAGTTTTTTCGGCGCACCGCGAAGCGAGCTTCTTCGGCGCACCACGAAGAGAGGGACGGGGGTGTCAGCGGGCGGCGTCCCACCACTCCAGGACGCGCGTGCCGAACAGCGTGAGCCAACGCGAGGGCTCGCCCTCGCCGGCATCGACGCCGAACCACGTGCGACCCCGCAGCGGCGTCGTCTGCAGCCACGTGCCGTCGGGCTGCCGGGCGGCGCGCACCGCGTCGACGGCGTCGGCGAGACGCGGATCCGGCGCGGTTCCCTCGAGCAGCGCGGCGTCGCGGAAATGGTCGAGTGCGGCGAGCGCGCTGTAGCGATGCCGATTCGGGTGGACGAACCTCGTGACGAAGTCCCCCACCACCTCGCCGGTCGACGCGCGGTACATCAGCCGGCGCGACAGCAGGTACTCCTCGCCGCCGTGGCGGG comes from Microbacterium cremeum and encodes:
- a CDS encoding arylsulfatase; its protein translation is MPDGTSNSIVGAPLPPARTLPFPPKPSGSFAGRTLGESTYSPLPPESHLNEGAPNILVILIDDAGPALPAPLGGAVATPTLERLRGEGIGFNRFHTTAMCSPTRGSLLTGRNHHRIGQGQIAELANDWDGYSGHIPKTSATIAEVLRNYGYSTGAWGKWHNTPAEETTKAGPFDRWPTGYGFEYFYGFLAGEASQYEPNLVRNTTSVLPPKSPEEGYHLSEDIADDAIGWLRNHKALTPDKPFFMYWATGAIHGPHHIMKEWSDKYKGTFDDGWDVYRERALEGAKAAGWVPQDAVLTPRPESLQGWDDIPDHQKPFQARLMEVCAGFGEHADVQAGRLVDTLDELGYADNTLVVYIWGDNGSSGEGQNGTISELLAQNMIPTTIDQHIAALEELGGLDALGTPATDNQYHAAWAWAGSSPYQGMKLMASHLGGTRNPMFLRWPGHIEHDPEPRTQFHHVIDLAPTIYEVLGISHPEEVNGIHQDPIDGTSFAYAVEDATAEGRHRTQYFEIMASRSIYADGWMASTTGPRLPWVPGVPPGIATWTPDADKWELYNLDEDWSQAHDLAAENPEKLAEMKELFAMEAAKNEVLPVGAGLWVPVYHPEYRISVPYTQWEMGGDTVRVPEFCAPALGNKPNVVTIQANVGESANGVLYKLGGAGGGLTAFVEDGVLKYEYNLFLVQRTKIEASAPLPAGDVQIEIETTYVEPKPGGPLNVTLRVNGDEVASGVVPVSAPLLFSANDCLDIGRAYGGAVSRAYVDKMPFAFDGTIERVNIAYKLPQHA
- a CDS encoding LuxR family transcriptional regulator, yielding MPRETVLGGPDLQAVLLGSKTHIPPVQDGAVSRHRLIEGARASGARIVAVTAPAGYGKSTMLAEWAARESRNVAWVSLDRTDDDPASLLSAIAAASSPLSPAAASVVADMRGIGASALGRAAPLLAAALAAAPSDFVLFIDDLHRASSADCQDVLEVLLARVPRGSQIVVASRSEAPLLARLRAAGEVWEVGVADLSLDHAGARAIFDRAGVERVDDAELESILEKCEGWPTGLYLCALVARSGGDAASVTGDDRYLADYLYRECLERLPADMQDFLRRTSVLDAMSPSACNAVLGIEDSRARLHEVEIANLFLIPMDRNRGLFRYHALFREFLQTDLERAEGAGAVAALHRQAAAWHEEHGAPAVAVEHLLQAGETEAAAERIADLALSLYGQGQVSTVRRWFTVLGEDVVRASPALVVSITWTAVLLGDVAAGERWARALDDIDASGFPDADRVLFESARAMVRAAMCVDGYESAAEDASYAIEHEPASSPWRDQALHLWGSVRLLADDAAGARAAFEEAVEVATVMGNPDTVILSEPELALLAIDRGDWSLAGTHARRGVAMIDASHMDGYATTALALAVAARVAIREGDRETGERLLARGMRARVGCTHLLPYLSVSVRLQLAKAHVASGDRSAAWHLLREIDDLLHKRPDVGALSTQVEEFRTSMQGQPSAGGSVPLTPAELRLLPYLQTHLTIAEIGQRLFISRNTVSSEVGSIYRKLGVTTRGAAVERSISLGLLGG
- a CDS encoding Rossmann-like and DUF2520 domain-containing protein — protein: MPDRDPHSARAEGREATIERVAIVGDGRVGRAVAAALTDAGIEVCGPLRRDASTHGEAVVLLAVPDAEIAAAAALVAPATLVGHFSGATTLEPLAEHDGFSIHPLTTITGAGAAFDGLPAAVAGSSDRALAAATALARAVGMRPFEVADDDRAAYHAAASIASNFLLTLESFAEDLAASAGVRRDAFATLVRATVDNWQRDGAAASLTGPIARGDEATVARQRAAVAERTPDRLGLFDALAAATRELAARPASRAGADETRSEVPS
- the panC gene encoding pantoate--beta-alanine ligase, which produces MIVVRTVADLRAALRDRRTGTIGFVPTMGALHEGHVSLLRAARGGNDTLVLSIFVNPTQFDEQSDLAAYPRTEAADLAVAEGAGVDVVFAPDAAEMYPRGFSTVVSVSGPVAETLEGAQRGRAHFDGVATVVCKLLLSVLPDSAYFGAKDAQQVAVVRRLVADLSIPVRVVVCPTSRDDDGLARSSRNARLAPDERARAIAIPRALSAVTDAAAAGVTDTAALRAEARAVLAGAGVEPEYVALVDPVSFEPVVVREGPVLVAIAARVGRTRLIDNVVLEPVRQPAHSGRPADSAHEGGA
- a CDS encoding carboxymuconolactone decarboxylase family protein encodes the protein MTARSDRNGGEVDAMELLRRFCIDDPRVEGTSGGAWAQALDSRTAALVRLGALITASAPTASMRSAVDDAITAGVSVGEIIGVLDGMVAIAGLPRVVAAAPRIAAALGYDEELSPDDL